In a genomic window of Sporosarcina trichiuri:
- the pcrA gene encoding DNA helicase PcrA, translated as MKELSQDLLVGMNPEQAKAVKKTEGPLLIMAGAGSGKTRVLTHRIAYLVIEKDVYPSKILAITFTNKAAREMRSRIDGLLGEGSGDRMWVSTFHSMCVRILRRNIDRIGFKKSFTILDSADQLSAVKAVLKERNLDPKQYDPRTLLNIISSAKNECIDADEYRAGMNESNPFDRVIADVYDGYTKKLRKNQSLDFDDLIMLTLRLFEQVPDVLEFYQDKFQYIHVDEYQDTNNAQYRLVKMLAAKFRNICVVGDSDQSIYKWRGADIGNILSFEKDYKDAEVILLEQNYRSTQTILKAANDVIQNNASRYDKRLRTENDEGDAITVYKASDEKDEAQFVVSRIIEHQQEDGLALDQFAVLYRTNAQSRMIEEYLVKSNLDYTIVGGTKFYDRKEIKDILAYLRLIANNDDDLALARIINEPKRSIGATSFERMAGFAIENDRSIFDAMQELDFMGLTKKAAIEAAKFRDMIQGFTQMQEFLSVRELTEQVIEKTGYREMLEREKTIESESRLENIDEFLSVTEAFEKRAEEDEGDKSLVAFLTDLALIADIDSLDKEENQTAEKIVLMTMHSAKGLEFPVVFVVGMEENIFPHSRSIGDAEEMEEERRLAYVAITRAEKKLYMSSASSRMLYGRSSYNNPSRFISEISGDVIDTVSGSGGFSFGGSARSEAPRRPAVKKPVYEATGGEKLGWKAGDKAKHKKWGTGTVVSVKGSADDVELDIAFPDVGVKRLLAKFAPIEKV; from the coding sequence ATGAAAGAACTTTCACAAGACCTGCTCGTGGGCATGAACCCCGAGCAGGCAAAAGCGGTGAAGAAGACGGAAGGCCCGCTGCTCATCATGGCAGGCGCGGGTTCAGGGAAGACCAGGGTGCTGACCCACCGGATCGCATACCTGGTCATCGAAAAGGATGTGTATCCGTCCAAGATCCTTGCCATCACATTCACGAACAAAGCGGCACGGGAAATGCGCAGCCGGATCGACGGCCTCCTCGGCGAAGGCTCGGGCGACCGGATGTGGGTCTCGACATTCCACTCGATGTGCGTGCGGATCCTCAGGCGCAACATCGATCGGATCGGTTTCAAGAAAAGCTTCACAATCCTCGATTCGGCGGATCAGCTGTCAGCTGTCAAAGCCGTATTGAAAGAACGGAACCTCGATCCGAAACAGTATGACCCTCGTACACTGCTCAACATTATCAGTTCCGCGAAGAACGAATGCATCGACGCGGATGAATACCGTGCCGGCATGAACGAATCGAATCCGTTCGACCGGGTCATCGCCGATGTGTACGACGGCTATACGAAAAAGCTGCGCAAGAACCAGTCGCTCGATTTCGACGACCTCATCATGCTCACTCTCCGGCTGTTCGAACAAGTGCCGGACGTCCTGGAATTCTATCAGGACAAGTTCCAGTACATCCACGTCGACGAATACCAGGATACGAACAACGCCCAGTACAGACTGGTCAAGATGCTTGCTGCAAAGTTCCGCAACATCTGCGTCGTCGGCGACTCCGATCAGTCGATCTACAAGTGGCGGGGCGCTGACATCGGCAATATCCTGTCGTTCGAAAAAGACTACAAGGACGCCGAAGTCATCCTGCTTGAACAGAACTACCGCTCCACGCAGACAATTCTGAAGGCGGCGAACGACGTCATCCAGAACAATGCGAGCCGGTATGACAAACGGCTGCGGACGGAGAACGACGAAGGCGACGCCATCACCGTCTATAAAGCCTCCGATGAAAAAGACGAAGCACAATTCGTCGTCAGCCGGATCATCGAGCATCAGCAGGAAGATGGACTCGCACTCGACCAGTTCGCTGTCCTCTACCGGACGAACGCCCAGTCCCGGATGATCGAGGAATACCTCGTCAAGTCGAATCTCGACTATACGATCGTCGGCGGCACGAAGTTCTATGACCGGAAAGAGATCAAAGACATCCTCGCCTACTTGCGTTTGATCGCTAATAATGACGATGATCTCGCGCTTGCCCGTATCATCAACGAACCGAAACGGAGCATCGGCGCCACGTCATTCGAACGGATGGCGGGCTTTGCCATCGAGAACGACCGGTCGATCTTCGATGCGATGCAGGAACTCGATTTCATGGGGCTGACAAAAAAAGCGGCCATCGAAGCGGCGAAATTCCGAGACATGATCCAGGGATTCACACAGATGCAGGAATTCCTGTCCGTCCGGGAACTGACGGAACAGGTGATCGAGAAGACCGGCTATCGGGAGATGCTCGAACGCGAAAAGACGATCGAGTCCGAAAGCCGGCTCGAAAACATCGATGAGTTCCTGTCCGTGACCGAAGCGTTCGAGAAACGGGCGGAAGAGGACGAAGGCGATAAATCGCTCGTCGCCTTCCTCACCGATCTCGCGCTTATCGCGGATATCGATTCGCTCGACAAAGAAGAGAACCAAACAGCGGAAAAAATCGTCCTGATGACGATGCACTCGGCGAAAGGGCTGGAATTCCCGGTCGTTTTCGTCGTCGGCATGGAAGAGAACATCTTCCCGCACTCGCGGTCGATCGGCGATGCCGAAGAGATGGAAGAAGAACGCCGTCTTGCGTACGTGGCCATCACTCGGGCCGAAAAGAAACTATACATGAGCTCCGCTTCGAGCCGTATGCTGTACGGCCGTTCGAGCTACAATAATCCTTCCCGGTTCATCTCCGAGATTTCCGGCGATGTCATCGACACCGTCAGCGGATCCGGCGGCTTTTCGTTCGGCGGCAGTGCCCGGAGCGAAGCACCGCGCCGGCCGGCAGTGAAAAAACCTGTCTATGAAGCGACCGGTGGGGAGAAACTTGGCTGGAAAGCAGGCGACAAAGCCAAACATAAGAAGTGGGGGACAGGCACGGTCGTCAGCGTCAAAGGTTCTGCGGATGACGTCGAACTCGACATCGCTTTCCCGGACGTCGGCGTCAAACGTCTGCTTGCGAAATTTGCACCGATCGAAAAAGTGTGA